A single region of the Lotus japonicus ecotype B-129 chromosome 4, LjGifu_v1.2 genome encodes:
- the LOC130712499 gene encoding uncharacterized protein LOC130712499, with protein MDMILMDKFGTKIQGSVCRKHPTICAMLDGRVYRIFNFKVVLNDDIRLTPHEFRLIFHTCTIIVESFDVRIPRNGWSFYNTQIIRNMSDEFTHLIDCLGVISVASHEKLFIKDSQLTKISKVHFNPDIEEDVELTQRMDVLGFNYHGLVGFIRPNDSNLSLRDDMLNAHLRKTLTQLLDNKEGRILIFYASMVGVLRDGQWFYPSCRCYSELRINGVKYDCLKCGRITDKMINRFRFKVKVFKGVDSAVFVLYDPEAELLTGLSCEELMNFIELEKKVILEGECPDGIEDHIAGLEMLFKAKFIPSFTKMGNAEGSCLTLSDKGHKLRKKHLVDSVIDLNDDTKAQIAEIETKDVGETKSLSADGGRDVTNDGSPNSVECEVPKSGVPFAGKELIDLGFDDEDITRIVFEEEIMEDNDSSE; from the exons ATGGACATGATCTTGATGGACAAATTT GGGACCAAGATACAAGGTTCTGTGTGCAGAAAGCATCCAACTATTTGTGCTATGCTGGATGGCAGAGTGTACAGGATCTTTAATTTCAAGGTTGTTTTGAATGATGATATTCGACTAACCCCACATGAATTCAGATTGATCTTCCATACCTGCACCATCATTGTTGAAAGTTTTGATGTCCGCATCCCTCGAAATGGCTGGTCCTTTTACAACACTCAGATAATTCGTAACATGAGTGATGAATTTACCCACTTGATTG ATTGTTTGGGAGTTATTTCTGTTGCCTCTCATGAAAAGCTTTTCATAAAAGACAGTCAGCTCACTAAGAT TTCCAAAGTTCACTTCAACCCAGATATTGAAGAAGATGTTGAGTTAACTCAAAG AATGGATGTTCTTGGTTTTAATTACCATGGACTTGTTGGTTTTATTCGACCCAATGACTCTAATCTGAGTCTTAGGGATGATATGCTGAATGCTCACCTTAGGAAAACATTAACTCAGCTATTGGACAACAAAGAG GGAAGGATATTGATATTTTATGCTTCAATGGTTGGAGTCCTTAGGGATGGACAATGGTTTTACCCATCATGCAGATGTTATAGTGAACTTAGAATCAATGGTGTTAAATATGATTGTCTGAAGTGTGGACGCATCACTGATAAAATGATTAACAG GTTTCGGTTCAAAGTCAAAGTATTCAAAGGTGTTGACAGCGCTGTTTTTGTTCTATATGATCCTGAGGCAGAGTTACTTACTGGTTTATCCTGTGAAGAATTGATGAATTTCATTGAA CTTGAGAAGAAAGTGATTCTAGAAGGAGAGTGTCCTGATGGTATTGAAGACCATATAGCTGGGTTAGAGATGCTTTTTAAG GCAAAGTTCATACCATCTTTCACTAAGATGGGAAatgctgaggggagttgtttGACATTGAGTGACAAGGGTCAT AAACTTAGAAAGAAACATCTTGTTGATAGTGTGATTGATCTAAATGATGATACCAAAGCACAAATTGCTGAAATTGAAACTAAAGATGTTGGCGAGACCAAATCTTTATCTGCAGATGGAGGCAGAGATGTCACCAATGATGGTTCTCCTAATTCTGTTGAATGTGAAGTACCTAAATCTGGAGTCCCTTTTGCTGGGAAGGAGCTGATTGATTTAGGATTTGATGATGAAGACATTACTCGCATAGTGTTTGAAGAAGAAATCATGGAAGACAACGATTCTTCTGAATGA